In one Candidatus Zixiibacteriota bacterium genomic region, the following are encoded:
- the secD gene encoding protein translocase subunit SecD — MKGQTWRLAVTGIFIVMAFIGFWNTLRYWTLSGTDRQKMEEIRPGSAQELERKAMRLGLDLQGGLHVVLRVQMEKIEASARVDAVDRAIQVIRNRVDFTGVTEPVILKQGDDRIIVDLPGYTDAAQAENIIGQTAQLEFKLVESMENAGLILKKIDSIVVAAGKTGTESKVATAGAESKVKDSATTRDTSDVFGEMLKGDTGQVADTALSEGETPFTQYLEPFLYSSKNNTPWPGYVIAMRDRGLVERILAMPEVKRVIPEDVQFSWSTRTDIKAAQSVYYLYILKNKVQFLGKNLERIKLGRGQSQEHTVDFRLSGQSSAAFARLTGANIDKPLAIVIDNRVESAPFINSKIRNDGQITMGSSATIKDAQNLEIVLKAGALPAPVEIIEKNVIGPTLGSDSIRKGLISSIVGLIAVFLFVGIYYRLSGLIADIGLLFNIFFLLAIMAGLSATLTMPGIAGIILTIGISVDSNILIFERVREELRSGKTVRASIDAGYNRALLTIIDSHVTTLITAGALFIFGAGPIKGFAVSLFWGVTISLYTAVIITKMIFDIRKGYQSLSI, encoded by the coding sequence ATGAAGGGTCAAACTTGGCGATTGGCAGTAACCGGAATCTTTATTGTTATGGCTTTCATCGGATTCTGGAATACTCTGCGGTATTGGACTCTCTCGGGGACCGACAGACAAAAAATGGAGGAGATTCGGCCCGGCTCAGCTCAGGAATTGGAACGCAAAGCGATGCGGCTGGGGCTGGATTTACAGGGCGGTTTGCATGTTGTTCTGCGCGTCCAGATGGAAAAAATCGAAGCCTCGGCCCGTGTTGATGCTGTCGATCGGGCTATTCAGGTCATCCGCAACCGCGTCGATTTCACCGGCGTAACCGAGCCGGTCATTCTGAAACAGGGTGATGACCGGATCATTGTCGACCTTCCGGGATATACCGATGCCGCTCAGGCCGAGAATATTATCGGTCAGACGGCTCAGCTGGAATTCAAACTGGTTGAAAGCATGGAAAACGCCGGCCTGATTCTCAAGAAGATCGACTCCATTGTGGTTGCGGCCGGCAAGACCGGCACGGAAAGCAAAGTGGCGACCGCCGGGGCGGAATCAAAAGTCAAAGACAGTGCCACCACGAGAGACACCTCTGACGTTTTCGGCGAAATGCTCAAGGGCGATACCGGACAGGTTGCCGATACGGCTCTCAGTGAAGGGGAAACGCCCTTCACACAATACCTGGAGCCGTTTCTTTACAGTTCCAAGAATAATACTCCCTGGCCGGGATATGTGATAGCCATGCGGGACCGGGGATTGGTGGAAAGAATTCTGGCCATGCCGGAAGTGAAGCGGGTTATTCCCGAGGATGTTCAGTTCTCCTGGTCAACGCGCACCGATATTAAGGCCGCTCAGTCGGTTTATTATCTATATATCCTGAAGAATAAGGTGCAGTTCCTCGGCAAGAATCTTGAACGTATCAAACTGGGCCGGGGTCAGAGTCAGGAACATACCGTTGATTTCCGTCTCTCGGGACAATCCTCCGCCGCCTTTGCGCGTCTTACCGGCGCCAATATCGATAAGCCGCTGGCCATCGTCATCGACAACAGAGTGGAATCGGCGCCGTTCATTAACTCCAAGATTCGCAATGACGGTCAGATAACGATGGGCAGTTCAGCGACCATCAAAGATGCTCAGAACCTGGAAATCGTCCTCAAGGCCGGTGCTCTCCCGGCCCCGGTGGAAATAATCGAGAAAAACGTTATCGGGCCGACCCTTGGTTCCGACTCGATCCGGAAAGGATTGATATCCTCAATTGTGGGACTGATTGCCGTATTCCTCTTTGTCGGCATATACTATCGCCTATCGGGCCTGATTGCCGATATCGGATTGCTCTTCAACATCTTCTTCCTGCTGGCCATCATGGCCGGCCTGAGCGCCACCCTGACCATGCCGGGTATCGCGGGAATCATCCTGACCATCGGTATTTCGGTTGACTCCAACATTCTGATATTTGAAAGGGTTCGGGAGGAACTCCGTTCCGGGAAAACAGTCCGGGCCTCCATTGATGCTGGATATAATCGGGCACTCTTAACCATCATCGATAGCCACGTAACCACCCTGATTACTGCCGGCGCCCTGTTTATTTTTGGAGCCGGCCCGATTAAAGGCTTTGCAGTTTCCCTCTTCTGGGGCGTAACCATATCGCTTTACACGGCCGTGATTATTACCAAGATGATTTTCGACATCCGCAAAGGCTACCAGTCCCTCAGCATATAA
- the secF gene encoding protein translocase subunit SecF: protein MFRILKETNIDFIGQRYKAFTFSGILLAIGLFAIVMIILGKGNMGLDFAGGTMLQGNFNQAINVSDLRSAVTGGGFEEASIQKVERFNAPNSFIIRVKETTVGGEKAVDKLMSTILTSFPNNKFNKDSEHTIGPAVGESLRKTTQWAVLISVLGMLVYIWLRFDFRSGVAATVATFHDVIAVMGIFYILDKEVTLLLITALLTLAGYSLTDTVVVYDRIRENLKKFRKKGDFVNTVNRSINEVLSRTIMTSMTVLLVVVVLFLFGGEVLRDFSLAMILGVIVGTYSSVFVASPIVVEWEARSPRRFR from the coding sequence ATGTTCAGAATACTCAAAGAAACCAATATAGACTTCATAGGTCAGAGGTATAAAGCCTTCACCTTTTCAGGAATATTGCTGGCCATCGGTTTGTTTGCCATTGTGATGATAATTCTCGGCAAGGGTAATATGGGACTCGATTTCGCCGGCGGAACCATGCTCCAGGGAAATTTCAATCAGGCCATCAATGTTTCCGACCTCCGCTCCGCGGTGACAGGAGGCGGTTTCGAAGAAGCCTCGATTCAGAAAGTTGAACGCTTCAACGCCCCCAATTCGTTCATCATCAGGGTAAAAGAAACCACCGTCGGAGGGGAAAAAGCGGTCGACAAGTTGATGAGTACTATATTAACCTCTTTCCCCAACAATAAATTCAATAAGGATTCCGAACACACCATCGGGCCGGCTGTCGGAGAATCATTACGCAAGACTACCCAGTGGGCGGTCCTTATTTCGGTCCTCGGCATGCTGGTTTATATCTGGCTGCGGTTCGATTTCCGCTCCGGCGTGGCCGCCACCGTCGCTACTTTCCATGATGTCATCGCGGTCATGGGGATCTTCTATATTCTCGATAAGGAAGTCACCCTGCTGTTAATTACGGCCTTGCTCACTCTGGCCGGGTACTCCCTGACCGATACGGTCGTGGTTTATGACCGAATCCGCGAGAATTTGAAAAAATTCCGCAAGAAAGGGGATTTTGTCAATACGGTCAACCGCTCCATCAACGAGGTTCTTTCGCGAACCATTATGACTTCCATGACCGTTCTTCTGGTGGTGGTCGTTTTATTCCTTTTTGGCGGTGAGGTTCTGCGCGATTTTTCTCTGGCCATGATTCTGGGCGTGATTGTCGGAACTTATTCTTCCGTTTTTGTCGCCAGTCCGATTGTGGTTGAATGGGAGGCCCGTTCACCGCGCCGATTTAGATAG
- a CDS encoding CYTH domain-containing protein produces the protein MATEIEIKLDLLDEGNYSRLLGHLGVTGKEIRQENYFFDTDRLDLGRAGWALRIRIENDTAAVTAKGPASENPDRLAVRPETTVPLPIQRAARFINRGFQLQELPPSLREHLQGYAGDDILKPLLQFANLRTTVDYPAGENTLALEVDQTIFADKSINYELEVELAGKEEYDRVMTALAALFNKIAIPIVVQKESKFARAMRKINREQI, from the coding sequence ATGGCCACCGAAATAGAAATAAAACTCGACCTTCTCGATGAGGGAAACTATAGCCGTCTGCTGGGTCATCTCGGAGTAACGGGGAAAGAAATAAGGCAGGAAAACTACTTTTTCGACACCGACCGGTTGGACCTTGGCCGGGCCGGATGGGCGCTGAGAATAAGAATCGAAAACGACACCGCCGCTGTTACCGCCAAGGGCCCCGCGTCGGAGAATCCGGACCGCCTGGCTGTCCGACCGGAGACTACTGTCCCACTTCCGATCCAACGGGCAGCAAGATTTATCAACCGCGGCTTCCAACTCCAGGAGCTTCCGCCCAGCCTGAGAGAACATTTGCAGGGATATGCGGGAGATGATATTTTGAAACCTTTACTTCAATTTGCCAATTTGCGCACTACGGTTGATTATCCGGCGGGAGAAAATACCCTGGCGCTCGAGGTCGACCAGACCATCTTTGCAGATAAGTCGATCAATTATGAACTGGAGGTGGAACTGGCGGGCAAAGAAGAATATGACCGGGTTATGACGGCCTTGGCGGCTCTATTCAATAAAATTGCGATTCCGATTGTGGTTCAAAAAGAGAGCAAATTCGCCCGCGCCATGCGCAAAATTAACCGGGAGCAAATTTGA
- a CDS encoding DUF4846 domain-containing protein codes for MKRKVILSLLLAIIGLVPALAQPPSPIYPFSMSYDSSLNLMTVVSEPPGFTRYPDAKVTPFQLWLTNLPLLPLNIAVARWDGQIIMRADSTGGVIDFGVGSENQKDADIPLQLLLEYLRVRGSLGNYPIIIRRGDTLTYNKWLNGIYSNGPRNELFYTPGEKREASEMEYYRYLQLIITENDGKSLIKNLIPVDDNNIAPGTVFVQFRKDVPDSTGHTAVILDVCTNPEGELRILAGWGGDPAQSFFVARPLPISDRVWFTLEEFKQRLQKYGEGNFYRFPNR; via the coding sequence ATGAAGAGAAAAGTTATCTTATCGCTGCTGCTTGCTATAATCGGCCTGGTCCCTGCTCTGGCACAGCCGCCGTCACCGATTTATCCTTTTTCCATGTCTTATGATTCTTCCCTGAACCTGATGACGGTCGTTTCGGAACCACCGGGATTTACCCGATATCCTGATGCCAAAGTGACCCCCTTTCAATTATGGTTAACCAACCTTCCCCTTCTGCCGCTCAATATCGCCGTTGCCCGATGGGATGGGCAGATAATTATGCGCGCCGATTCCACGGGGGGAGTGATTGATTTCGGTGTCGGCTCAGAAAACCAGAAGGATGCCGATATCCCGCTTCAACTCTTGCTGGAATATCTCCGGGTTAGAGGTTCACTGGGCAATTATCCCATAATCATCAGACGGGGCGATACCCTGACCTACAATAAATGGCTCAACGGAATATACAGCAACGGCCCGCGCAATGAATTATTTTATACTCCCGGCGAGAAACGGGAAGCTTCCGAAATGGAATACTACCGATACCTCCAGCTTATCATAACCGAAAACGATGGCAAATCGCTGATTAAAAACCTGATTCCTGTGGATGACAATAATATCGCCCCAGGGACCGTCTTTGTCCAATTCAGAAAGGATGTTCCCGATTCGACCGGGCATACGGCGGTCATTCTCGATGTCTGCACCAATCCCGAAGGGGAATTGAGGATTCTGGCCGGATGGGGCGGCGACCCGGCCCAGTCATTCTTTGTTGCCCGGCCGTTGCCGATCAGCGATCGGGTCTGGTTTACTCTTGAGGAATTTAAACAGCGGCTTCAGAAATATGGCGAGGGGAATTTCTACCGGTTCCCCAACCGGTAG
- a CDS encoding right-handed parallel beta-helix repeat-containing protein produces the protein MSRAKFIFSCGLLLCLFPAILPREGAARTLTIERGSDLQGVIDYASDGDTILIGEKTIEANPVSFDDSLCGNCADQKTVTRARYGFIIRNKSLHLIGTDRKKSVLQTNAGYGVFFVNSPHSSIENLTITGGRRDPDGNATDAAIVVRRSELHAHHLNIINNNHRIDSVVVGIGGIFGREGAELHIDQCDIIGNGWDGIALYRGASAVVTDCNIKEGRGVGIGVTWDATCIAYRNVVTGYWKGIGAFGTSWVLAHNNAVFDNLGWGIIATGKAFMDIANNVINHNGNCGVAPWSTDCRGRIINNIITNNGWRKEWVCPCVGIWNYGDWAKWEFAYNIVWNNKEGNYRDIWDQTELNGNLSVDPKFVAESVYILKDDSPAINAGHPEVSNTDGSRSDIGLYGGPQGRER, from the coding sequence ATGAGCCGAGCAAAATTCATATTTTCGTGCGGGCTTTTGCTGTGCCTTTTTCCGGCCATTCTGCCCCGGGAGGGCGCCGCCAGAACCCTGACCATCGAGCGCGGTTCCGACCTTCAGGGGGTGATTGATTACGCCTCGGACGGTGATACTATTCTGATCGGCGAGAAGACAATCGAGGCCAATCCGGTCAGCTTTGATGATTCTCTATGCGGCAACTGTGCCGATCAGAAAACGGTCACCAGAGCCAGATATGGATTTATTATCAGGAACAAATCCCTGCATTTAATCGGCACCGATCGAAAGAAATCCGTTCTACAAACCAATGCCGGCTACGGCGTATTCTTTGTCAATTCGCCGCATTCCTCTATTGAGAATCTGACTATCACCGGGGGCCGAAGGGATCCCGATGGCAATGCCACCGATGCCGCTATTGTAGTCCGCCGCTCCGAACTGCATGCCCATCATCTTAATATTATCAACAACAACCACCGGATCGATTCCGTCGTGGTCGGGATCGGCGGCATATTCGGCCGGGAGGGCGCGGAACTCCATATCGACCAGTGCGATATCATCGGTAACGGCTGGGATGGAATTGCCCTGTACCGCGGCGCCTCGGCGGTCGTAACCGACTGCAATATCAAAGAGGGTCGCGGTGTCGGTATCGGAGTTACCTGGGATGCCACCTGTATCGCCTACCGCAATGTGGTCACCGGGTACTGGAAAGGTATCGGCGCTTTTGGCACGTCATGGGTGTTGGCGCACAATAACGCTGTGTTCGATAATCTCGGCTGGGGAATAATCGCCACCGGCAAGGCTTTCATGGACATTGCCAATAATGTTATTAATCATAACGGCAATTGCGGGGTGGCCCCCTGGTCGACCGACTGCCGCGGCCGGATTATAAATAATATCATCACCAATAACGGCTGGCGCAAAGAATGGGTCTGCCCCTGTGTGGGTATATGGAACTACGGCGACTGGGCTAAATGGGAATTTGCCTATAACATTGTCTGGAATAATAAGGAAGGGAACTATCGCGATATCTGGGATCAAACTGAGCTCAACGGCAATCTTTCGGTCGATCCCAAATTTGTCGCGGAATCGGTCTATATCCTTAAGGATGATTCTCCGGCCATAAATGCCGGACATCCGGAGGTATCCAACACTGATGGGAGCCGCTCGGATATCGGCCTCTACGGCGGGCCGCAGGGCAGAGAGCGGTAG
- a CDS encoding manganese efflux pump MntP family protein has translation MNFVTILGIAFGLAMDAFAVAIAVGARLERPNFRSFFRLSFHFGLFQFMMPIVGWLAGSQVAKLVHNWDHWVAFGLLAVIGAKMIYESFHKHEKNLSLADPTRKWSLVLLSIATSIDALAVGLSIAFLEVKILWASIIIGIVAAGMTLIGMGFGKTLGARFGRAMEFTGGIILIAIGIRILLAHMT, from the coding sequence ATGAATTTTGTAACTATTCTCGGGATTGCATTCGGGCTGGCGATGGATGCTTTCGCGGTCGCCATTGCGGTCGGAGCCAGGTTGGAGCGCCCCAATTTCCGGTCCTTCTTCCGCCTGTCGTTCCATTTCGGCTTATTTCAGTTTATGATGCCGATTGTCGGCTGGTTGGCCGGAAGTCAGGTGGCCAAGCTGGTCCATAACTGGGATCACTGGGTCGCATTTGGTCTTCTTGCCGTTATCGGCGCCAAGATGATCTACGAATCATTCCACAAACATGAGAAGAACCTAAGTCTGGCCGACCCGACCCGCAAATGGTCTTTGGTGCTCTTATCGATTGCCACCAGTATCGATGCACTCGCGGTGGGATTGAGCATTGCCTTTCTCGAGGTCAAAATTCTCTGGGCGAGTATCATTATCGGAATTGTGGCGGCCGGCATGACATTGATAGGTATGGGGTTCGGCAAAACTCTCGGCGCCCGATTCGGGAGAGCGATGGAGTTCACTGGGGGCATTATTTTGATCGCTATTGGAATCAGGATACTTCTGGCGCATATGACCTGA
- the mscL gene encoding large conductance mechanosensitive channel protein MscL: MLKEFKEFAMRGNVVDMAIGIIIGAAFGKIISSVVADILMPPIGLLLGKVDFSSLYINLSGIPFDNLAAAKAAGAATINYGLFINTVIDFVIVAFVIFLLIKQMNRLKRQPEPAPVEPTTKECLHCFSAIPIKATRCPQCTSELKGM; encoded by the coding sequence ATGCTGAAGGAATTCAAAGAGTTTGCCATGCGGGGAAACGTTGTCGATATGGCGATCGGTATCATTATCGGCGCCGCATTCGGCAAAATTATCTCTTCGGTGGTAGCCGATATCCTTATGCCCCCGATCGGCCTGCTTCTGGGGAAAGTCGATTTTTCCAGTCTTTATATCAATCTCTCGGGGATACCTTTCGACAATCTGGCCGCGGCCAAAGCGGCCGGCGCCGCCACTATCAACTATGGCCTTTTCATCAATACGGTCATCGATTTCGTTATCGTCGCCTTTGTCATTTTCCTTTTGATAAAACAGATGAACCGTCTCAAACGCCAGCCGGAACCGGCCCCGGTTGAGCCGACCACCAAAGAATGCCTGCACTGCTTCTCGGCTATTCCGATCAAAGCCACCCGCTGCCCGCAGTGCACCTCGGAGTTGAAAGGAATGTGA
- a CDS encoding heavy metal-binding domain-containing protein, with protein sequence MLLTNTPNIEGKRIVKYLGLVSGEAIMGADIFKDIFARVRDIVGGRSEAYEKELRRAREIALSEMTQQAVGLGANAVVGIDLDYETIGMGGGNMLMVSVNGTAVIYED encoded by the coding sequence ATGCTGTTAACAAATACCCCTAATATTGAGGGAAAAAGGATCGTTAAATATCTGGGATTGGTTAGCGGTGAGGCAATCATGGGGGCGGATATTTTCAAGGATATTTTTGCTCGTGTTCGGGACATCGTGGGCGGTCGCTCCGAGGCATACGAAAAAGAGCTTCGCCGGGCCAGAGAGATAGCGCTGAGCGAAATGACTCAGCAGGCGGTAGGTCTGGGAGCCAATGCCGTAGTTGGAATCGATCTCGACTATGAAACTATCGGTATGGGCGGCGGCAATATGCTGATGGTTTCGGTAAATGGAACCGCCGTGATTTATGAAGACTAA
- a CDS encoding DUF2892 domain-containing protein: protein MKANIGTSDRVFRMLLGVVVILIGVIAESWWGLIGLLPIMTAVTSFCGLYSLLGISTCKVKATQKS from the coding sequence ATGAAAGCAAATATCGGAACAAGTGATAGAGTGTTCAGAATGCTTCTTGGCGTCGTCGTTATTCTGATTGGAGTTATCGCCGAAAGCTGGTGGGGGTTGATTGGCCTTCTGCCGATTATGACCGCCGTGACCAGTTTTTGCGGTCTCTATTCCCTGCTGGGGATATCCACCTGCAAGGTTAAGGCGACCCAGAAAAGCTGA
- a CDS encoding SDR family oxidoreductase, with the protein MSIYPELFGKHALVTGAARGFGKAIALRLAQEGAIVGVNYRRSISDAQSVVDEITAMGAQAVPFRADIGKEEALDRMFEEIKSIWGRLDIVVANAAFGVPGKLMESTSRYWDITMSASARSLLDLAKRAAPLMNNNWGRIVSITSDGGQKVIPGYGVVGPAKAALESLTRGLAYELAPRGIVVNGALAGLADTKSARSIPGAHEVIDHAKFHTPMGRIVDGNDIANVVAFLCSNQANMICGQFIVVDGGRNIVG; encoded by the coding sequence TTGAGCATTTATCCCGAATTATTCGGTAAGCATGCCCTGGTTACCGGGGCCGCCCGCGGTTTCGGAAAAGCAATTGCCCTTCGGCTGGCCCAAGAGGGTGCTATCGTCGGCGTCAACTATCGCCGGAGTATCAGTGATGCCCAAAGCGTGGTCGACGAAATCACGGCCATGGGCGCTCAGGCCGTTCCATTTCGCGCCGATATCGGCAAGGAGGAGGCGCTCGACCGGATGTTCGAGGAAATAAAAAGCATTTGGGGCAGGCTCGATATTGTCGTGGCCAACGCCGCTTTTGGCGTTCCCGGCAAGCTGATGGAGTCTACCTCTCGTTACTGGGATATTACCATGTCGGCCTCGGCTCGTTCTCTTCTCGATCTGGCCAAACGTGCCGCGCCGCTTATGAATAATAATTGGGGACGGATAGTCAGTATCACCAGTGATGGCGGGCAGAAAGTCATCCCCGGCTATGGGGTGGTCGGCCCGGCCAAAGCGGCACTGGAATCATTGACCCGTGGCCTGGCGTATGAACTGGCCCCGCGCGGCATCGTGGTCAACGGCGCCCTGGCCGGTCTGGCCGATACCAAATCGGCCCGCTCTATTCCCGGCGCTCACGAGGTCATCGATCATGCCAAATTCCACACTCCGATGGGGCGAATTGTTGATGGCAATGATATCGCCAATGTGGTCGCTTTCCTCTGCTCAAATCAGGCCAATATGATTTGCGGCCAATTTATCGTCGTTGATGGCGGCCGGAATATTGTCGGCTAA
- a CDS encoding IS1182 family transposase translates to MIYRREDVNQLGFSCLHDEVAGEPLVLTIDRFVEQLDLQTLQARYSEAGAGYYDPGMLLKIWFYAYCDRSWRCREVARRLRYDVRYRYFVGTHRPDFRTLNRFRHDHLDLLTDYFAALVGHCEQLGLIDSSVVALDGTKIRANASGRKRSGQTLRQEISRRLERDVQSDNLDGEVTAVRSSDPEARFMKTGQGAIRLCYNAQVVVDNNQIIVAADVGSDADDKSSLPPLLEQAQRQVSSELGAIVADGGYYSGRNLKYAQERGLDVYIPKGRDEHDVFGQAQFVYDRISDRYRCPNGQWLKRSQQRQRNGVMKTTYRSTVVQCRDCKLKTACTHDRYRALEIAETFIYERQLAAKLASPEGQAIYVRRQSLVEPVFGNLKFNFGFRRFSLRGLARVKGEFLLLCIAHNLKKLAKCRGDRGVLATISISLAMILAHIERWQTHFRTLRVSGRQNPLPNPLT, encoded by the coding sequence ATGATATATCGTCGCGAGGATGTTAATCAATTGGGGTTTTCCTGTCTTCATGATGAGGTTGCGGGGGAGCCCTTAGTCCTGACAATTGATAGGTTTGTCGAGCAACTGGATTTGCAGACCCTGCAAGCGCGGTATAGCGAGGCGGGAGCGGGGTATTATGATCCGGGGATGCTGTTGAAGATATGGTTTTATGCCTATTGTGATCGGAGTTGGCGTTGCCGGGAAGTTGCACGGCGGTTACGTTATGACGTGCGCTATCGTTATTTTGTGGGGACGCATCGGCCGGATTTTCGGACGTTAAATCGTTTTCGTCACGATCATTTGGATCTATTGACGGACTACTTTGCGGCGCTGGTGGGACATTGCGAACAGTTAGGATTGATCGACAGTTCGGTCGTGGCTTTGGATGGGACGAAGATACGGGCGAATGCCTCAGGTCGGAAACGTTCGGGGCAGACTCTGCGACAGGAGATCAGCCGGCGCCTGGAGCGTGACGTGCAGTCTGATAATCTTGATGGAGAGGTGACGGCGGTGAGGTCGAGTGATCCGGAAGCGCGCTTTATGAAGACCGGCCAAGGAGCGATTCGTTTGTGTTATAATGCTCAGGTGGTGGTCGACAATAATCAGATAATTGTGGCCGCCGATGTTGGGTCGGATGCCGACGATAAGTCGTCATTGCCGCCTTTATTGGAGCAGGCCCAGCGTCAGGTGTCCTCGGAGTTGGGAGCCATTGTGGCTGATGGCGGATATTATTCGGGGCGGAATCTGAAGTATGCGCAAGAGCGCGGGCTGGATGTTTATATTCCAAAGGGGCGAGATGAGCACGACGTTTTTGGGCAGGCGCAGTTTGTGTATGACCGGATAAGCGACCGCTATCGTTGTCCGAACGGACAGTGGTTGAAGCGCAGCCAGCAACGACAACGAAATGGGGTCATGAAAACTACTTATCGAAGCACGGTGGTGCAATGTCGAGATTGCAAGCTGAAGACGGCGTGCACTCACGATCGGTATCGAGCTTTAGAAATCGCTGAGACCTTTATCTACGAGCGACAACTCGCGGCCAAGTTGGCTTCGCCGGAAGGACAGGCGATCTATGTTCGACGGCAGAGTCTGGTTGAGCCCGTCTTTGGCAATCTCAAATTTAATTTCGGTTTCAGGCGCTTCAGCCTGCGTGGCCTGGCCCGGGTGAAAGGCGAGTTCCTACTGCTGTGCATCGCTCATAACTTAAAGAAATTGGCAAAATGCCGGGGAGATCGTGGAGTCCTGGCAACGATTAGTATAAGTTTAGCTATGATTCTGGCCCATATAGAACGCTGGCAAACGCATTTTCGGACTCTCAGGGTCAGCGGACGCCAAAATCCACTCCCAAACCCCTTAACCTGA